The DNA window tatttgttgcttcttctcctcctcaaaATGAAATGGCTTTACATTATTTAGTGTATTTCAACCACAAGGATGTGAAAACTTAGGTTCTGGTTTTACCACTTGACCTGGGATTGTGCCGCGCGTTACGTGGGGCGGGTTAGTACTGTTAGGGATCAGTCTTACAGCTGAACTGCAGCGTGACACCTGATTGATTAAATGAGGTCAAATAGGATACTTAATCAAGCAAGCTGAAGTTTTCTTTGAGAATGACAGTGCAGGAAGTGTAGCTACTGTAAAATGCTAAAATGCAGACTCAGATGGTGTTTCCCACCTGCCATTCTTATAATGGCAaaggtagaaaaaaaccccatagtttTACAAACTGTTAGAGCAAAATGAACCCTTGTACAAACCCAGATACTCAGCCAGCTTTCTATGAAGTCTTTGGTACATGCAAAATTCCCAGTGATGATTGAAAAGGAAGAGACAATGCCAGCACGGGAGCTGGTTTCAATGAACAGATGGGACCACTTCATCAACCTGACAGATTTTCCCTAATTCTTTTCTAAAAATCAACAAAGTTGTTCTCAGAAGTGACAGCTTTATCTGTAGCTGACAAACTCTTGTAGTTGCTGACTAAAACCCACTTTTTCTtgattcaaaaccagaaattgtGAACAGTCACAGATCTGTCAGCAACGCTGCCTACCCAAGGGTCTGCCTTTTAAAGGCTTATTTAAGATCAGCACAGATTCCAACAAGATGGTATCTATTCTGTACAAACAAACCATAGTGCTCGTGTcctacatttttatatatatctcAAAGGTATTTATGGAATGAATTTTCAGAATCTACTCAATGAGcatcttgaaaaaaaagccctctgGAAGAGCTAAGCTGCAGTACTAGGTTaatactttcttaaaaaaaaaattcacatggAACGTTTCGGTGTATTTAGGGCACAGACTATCACAGGCTACACATTTAGAAAGACATCACAGATAAATAGATTAACACACTTAAGAAAACACAGCTGACTGTGGCCAAAAGCTCAGGGGTTGCCTGCAGGGTACTTGCCCTGGGCTAAACACACCATCTTCTTAAATCGATACACAAAGAGGCTGGTGAGCATCACTGCACCAGCTGTCTAGATGTAGGCTGTgacatttaattttctatttgaTAAGCACCATGGCAGCCTTTGCATTGCTCGAAGAGATGGGAATTGGATATCCCAGTATGGAGGCAAAACCAGCAATTTCAGTCTACCACTGGCATCCTCTGTGTAGCACTGCCAAGCCAGTGCTTACAGGCAGAGAGAATTTGAAGGAAATCTCTTGAAGACCGACACAGATTTTCATCATGATCTCCCAGCTCCAAGAGATTTCTCTGGAGGAGGTTACTTCACCTATCTGTGACTGTGAATCTGTGACTCAGCATCTCTGAAATAGCATCCTTACTCATGCTGGATGTTGAAACTCCTAATGGCTTGCAAGTTGGTTGAAATCCCAAAGTGAAAAACACAACATGTATTTTAAGTGCCTATACAATGAATGTAACCAAAATGCTTAGAACAGATGAGCTAAAGCTTAGGAATTTTACTCTGAATCACTTCCATGCTGCAATCTCAAACCACTTTTAGAGAGGAGATGAGAGGAATTGTTGGAAACACACAGCAGGACCCCATTCTTTCTTACTGGGAGGGGAACGATGCAAGCTTTCCCCAAGCCATTCCAACCGCTATATGTAGGATGCTGGCTGTTACCTACACGACAAAAGTATTGTATGTTAGAATTGTTAGACCTGCTTTTACCTAACTCCTAAGATAACCGAATTAAAAAGGGATGCAACTAACACATCAACATTCTGCCGAGTTCTCTCAAAGTTGTCAAGCATAAAACTTCTGACTATTCATAGCTGTTGAATATAAACCCACAGAAACATTTCAATGCAATCTCAccagcagaacagaaagaaggaaagtgcCAACCTTTTCTGGTGTTAATTTCATAAGTTCCATGTTCTCCATACTGTGGCGGCGTCCTCTCGGTCTGGTACCTTCAAGAAAGAATCAAGTTCTTCTTTTTATCAACTAAGATTTACGGTGTCACCTTCAAAGCTGTAGCTGTATTCACTAAGGTCCACAATACAGCAATTCCAAGTTCCAAAACAGCGCAGTTAAATATATCAGCAGATAATAAATAcccaataaataaaaaagtagcTTTCAAAACGACATTGATCTGAGCTATGCATGTTGCCTTTGTGAGACACAAGGGAGACCATGGATCTTTAAGGAGAGGAACATCAAATGAACTGGGTTCTGCTGTGACTCCCAATGTTGCTATgacagtaggaagaaaaagaagaaagatataACATGGCAGTATCTCCcacattaagaaagaaaaaaagaaagaaatgatggGGAACAATTACAAATATAATGTGAAGAGAGTAAGTAATGATTCACAATGTAAATCCTTCAGAAAAGGAGGAGCTTAAGGGATCCAATACtgcaaaaccaattttttttttctgggggtAGAGGGTACGAAGAACCCCGCATATTCGACCATCTGTAGTCAGAAAACAACAGATTCTTTTTGAAGTTCACTGTCAGTACTGCTGAAATAGGGACGTACCATTCAAACTGTTCTCCATTACATGGCTTTCTGACATCATGGAGGTGTTTGTGCTATAGCTTAATCCAAGAACCATTTGAAGATCTGAGAGATTAAGTCTAGCAGTGAGTTCTCCACTTCTATCTCCTACCtgcaagcaaataaaatagGCAGTTCTACTACTGTAACAAAGTATACACAGATGTAAATATAAAGTAAACTTTGCCCCTAGATTTCTGAGATAAAAAGGCTGAAAACTTTTTCCTGGTTGAAAACTGAATCACCTTTTTAATGAAGTATGTAACAAAAGATATATAACAAAACCTAAAATAATCTGGGCTATTAACTTGAATTCCCTGATGACATTTTCGGAGGTGGCACTGGAACTAAGGAGCTGACTGCAGGGAGACACGGCTGAAATAATTTGGAATCAACTATCTCAGAAATCATTCAAAATCCATTCCATTATTCAAAATCACATGCATGGACGCATGTCCATAAAATCACTGTGTGACTGAGAGCAAAAATCAACAGCCAGCGTGCATGGAGTGTGAAAATCATACCTCTTTTGAAATCTCCAAGTGCCTTTCTGCAAAATGCATAGCTTGGTCATGATTTCCCAGAGCAGTGTAGGCGTTCCCTAAGCTCCAGCATGCTCTTCCTTCAccaattctgaaaaaaacacatttccaaTTATACCTTTAGCCGCTGAACACTAGGGGTCAGGTTTTCATAATACTGCCACAGTAAGATCGCTGTGGGAGAAAAAAGAATGGCATCATCAGAAACCATTCCAACACCAACATGTTAAATAGTGTTTTAAAGGAGTGTGCTATAGGCATAACTATAAATACAAGCAAAtctaatgaaaattttaatttgtaagCTCACAACATACATAAATCACTCGGTTTTGGAAGCatggaacattttaaaatatactttgcTTTTCCTCAGATTGTGTGCCTTGTTATTATCCATATATTCTGCTTATTGAGGTAGAAGTGATGCATTTAGAAGTTGTAAAACTTTTTAGTTGTACCCAATGTCATAAAAGAAGGCCTTAGAAATCAAGATTATAAAATAAGCATTACTTGCTACTGTATTAttctcctttccccatcccttcctATATACTTAGTTTGTGGAAAAGTAGGAGACGTATTCTGGTGAAGGTATGCAAAAATATTATCATGAagtcatgaaaacaaaaatcttgtcttttctttaatttacaaAGGAGGTGCTGACAGAAGAAGTTGTAGAGACAGTCATTCATCAATTTCTCTTTCATCTCACACTCCTTTGGCTGCAATACCTTCATGAGCAATATTTTCTTCCCTATGAAAACAGGCCCAGCATTGCAGGGAATTCACAGGAATTCAGCTGTTCATACAGAACAATGATGGCAGAGTTAGAGGGAACAGGATTTGGTGTAAATGTCATACATACATTACACAGCATCTTAGGGCTTACTTATCATTTAATTCCTGAGCAATCACAAGGTGTTTCAAATGATAATCAATGGCTTTTTCATAGTCCTGAAGCAAAGTGTATGTGTTCCCAAGGCTGTAGCAGGCCTGTGCTTCCACAGCTCTGTCTTTAAGCTGTCGAGCCAGCTGTAACGTCCTCCTAAAAGAAAGGGTGGGTCACTGCAAGGAAAAGTTTTTAGGCGTGTACTTGCACAACTAAAAATCAGTTAtacaaattaaacaaattaGGACACTGGGCTGGCAAATTAGCTGCTAATAAATTACTATCTTGTGAGCTCTAGTATGTAAGTGTTTGTCTTCCATTCCCCTCTGCTGCAACCTATTTCCATTTACTTTATTAGAGAGCAGACTGATCCCTCAAACGCTACCTTCTAATTTACTGCTTCATTACTAATTTATAGCGGTTTTCCTGACAGGATGCATCTGAAACCAGCATTACAATTAATACTGTATACTCTCCACCAACATGAGCAAGCCAGACCTATAACCACCAAGGCAGCCTGCCCCTGCCGGGTAACAATAAGTGCTAAAAGGAATCTTGCTCAGTActgaggctttttttcccttttcaaaaaGAACAGGTAAGCTCTGAAATCCACTTAATATGCCAATATCACCTATGCTGTATCTTTGCTGAGTTTGTATTTTCCCAAGTTACAGCAGCAACTGCCTAGTGGTgcagaaatcaagaaaaaaaaagtcttgataAGAAAATACAGACTAAATACATAAAATCAGGTTGACATGCATCATCCATCAAGTCATCTCATGAGTACACCTGAGACAGCTACCTATCTCAGGTGTACTGAAGTTATCCAGATCATGGATATGGTCTACGCTAAGAGCCAAGACCATAATGCTTGGTTCTAGGATACAGGGGAATAAATGCCAGTCAGCGGGAAGATGCCAACAGTGCTGAGAAGAATCTATTTGAAGTAATAAGAAagttgaaaaaataaagattaatgctgctccttccttaaaagaagttaaatagttaaaaaactagagaaaaatgttgattttgctGAACAAATGCAGCTCTTTTCTAAGTATATGCTGAAGAGATGGCTATTCCATAGTGAGCTGAAGTACCAGGCACAACAGAAGTAAACTGTACAAGAAGAGgtataaattatatttataagCAGTTAACTAACTTGTAGTATTCAGAAGCAGTTTCAAATTCACCCAGGAATATGTATGCATTTCCAAGATTGCTGTATGCTCTTCTTTCCGCTGATCTATCACCAAATTCTTTTGCAATTAGGAGACgcttaaaaacatgaaataattgCATTATTTACTCAACGTTGTACTTGTAACACACACATAAGCACACAGAGATGCGTGCTCATAGTTTTCCAACATGCATCTGTATCAGTTCTTTAGGCCAACAATGAAAGGGACATTGCAGTACCTGTTCATGGGCTAAAACCGCACTCCTGAAGTTGCCCAGAAGGTAGTGTGTGTTTCCCAGATTTCCAAAGGCACGGCCTTGTGCTGCTCTATCACCCAGCTCTGTCACTATTGTCAGGTTTTCCCTGTTTTGGGTAagtgagaggggaaagaagagacTTCTAGGAGGTTCTTTTTCTCACAGTCATCTAAataataaacttttaaaaaatccatttataTAAAGGAAAAGGTAGAGGGATTCAACTTTAATCTATTTTAATGGCCTTTATGCGACCACAAATCTTCCACTGAGTAGAAAACACTTCCTGTGAGATGCCAAACTTTAAGCATTCTTACACAAGCTGGTGTGCTCACTTTCAGTAACGGAGCTACATTATATAAATGTCCTACTGTTATTATATATGAGGTCCTACTGTTGTCTCAGTCTGCTTTGGAGAGTCCTACTGGATTCTAACATGAGAAAAGGACTTACCAGGTAATGAGAGGTACAATAAAAATGAGAgcattacaaaacaaaataggGCACACCCCTGTTTAAAAGGCAGAATTAATCACAGGTCCTGCTGTTCCAAATAGAAGCGCGCTACATGCGAGTTCATGACACCACAAATCTCCCAACAGTCTAACGAACAGGGTAACCATATCCTCTCAATCCCCAACATTTAATGCTGCTACTTACTCATAATAATCTGCAGCTTTTTGTAAAGCATTTTTCACATCATCTGGAAGTTCCCCCGGATCGTGAGTCCCAGCACTAGCTACATTTTTCCCTTTAGAGTGATATACATTTCCCAGATTATATAGTGCTCTTGCTTCTCCAACCTAgataaagaataaaacaagGCATTAACATTTTATCCTTCAAAGTCCTGGTGTCACAAAAACTATTAGTACAAAccactgagaggaaaaaagtttGCTAACTAGTTGTCAACACATGTTCTGTCTCTTCTGAACACATTCTCACCATGCACCTCACTCCCACCCAGTCACACCCCTCAATCAAATTGTTTTGCATACCACTACCTTTTGAGGGGCAAGGTACATAATAATTCTTGAGGCCAACTATCactaaaaagtaaaatttaaaatagcCAATACAAACCAGGACAATATTTATTAATCTGGATCTATAGCCTTCCGGGTGCAAGCAGCTGCCCTACAACTAACAGGTTCTTACTGTCTaggaaaaataactgaatattCAGCGTTTACCTCCCTCTGAAATGTGGCGCACATATTACCAATACAACAGGGGTCAGTAATACGTATTAGCAGGCTCACTTCCAGACTCCTAAGCAATTCTTACCTTATCATTAAGCTCTCTGGAAATATCCAGATGTCTTTGACAACAAACAATAGCTTCTTCAAAATTCCCAAGTACTTTTAAGGTGTTACCCAGATTCCCACTAGCTTTGGCTTCTCCCAGTAGATCTCCAATTGTCCtaaaattacagaaacaaaGCACCTAGTAAACAGTGTGTGGTCTGAAACTAAGCAGATGATCAATGCGGGGTAGACAATTAGAATTTATGAGAAGAGATTACAACCATGTAAGTGCGTACATATTGAGTTCATTTTACTTCTAAAATGCACTCAGAAACATTGTTCCATCTGTGGTTACAGACATTTAGTTTTGTTGgtgctgtttctgcagctgctggtatTCATGGAAttgacttatttaaaaaaaaaaaaaacacaaccaaaaccAATTCCTTCTTTCAGGAAGAGACTACAGAGAAAATTCTTAATGATTACATAGAAAGACAGTCCCAGCATTAGAAAAAGAAGTTCAGCTGTCTCTGCATTTTACTTGACTATCATAGTCttatattattttcaaaacatacTGCTTTCCCAGAAAACTCAGGGGCAATGCTACATTTCTAGATTCTAAATGAGACTAAGACAAGAGACTGACACGGAACCACTCAAACTGCAATATTTGGGgaataacacaaaaaaaatcacaaggtTACAGCACTTGAGCAGTTTAAGGCAGGCAGAAGAACAGTTTTGTGCCTAAACTGAGGTGGGGACATTTGTGTCTTTTATTGCGTCTACGTCAAAAGATTAAAAGACAGACGCAAAGGTAGCATATGAAATGCACAGGGTTTATAGTTCTTTCTAATAAATGAGTTCTTTCTAATAAACAAGAGAGCCAGCTTGACATTCTCGAGAACCAGAAAGACTTGAGTTTTAGAAACAGGAAAGGGTAAAGAAAGGGTGGATTTAAAGAAGCCACTTAATTATCCACAAACCTGGTGAGGCCTCAGTCAGTACTAGGATTACGGTGCTAGGTCAAGTATTAGCTCCCAGGTAAAAGGGCAACCCAGTTACCTGCCAGAACCCCCAGCCCTCTGCCTTCACCACATTCACTCATTATCCAGTATTAATAGCAGGGTTTAGTCGGAAAAGCAACAGTCAACTGCTTGTCTCTACAAGAACAGGATGAAATAGAGAACTGTTAAAGATAGAAGATTACCTTGCAAGAGTTAAATCATGGTGATGGTACTCCAAGGCCTTCGCATATTCGTGCAAGTAGAAATAGGCATTGCCTAACTGGCTGTAAATAGCACTGAGCGTCTTTAAATCTTCAGTTCCAACCTGCACAGCTGCTTCAAAGAAAGATACACCAGCTCGGCAATCTCCTGCCTTACACAGGCGCTCCCCTTCCAAAGCCAGCTCTAGGCAGGAAGCCTCCATCCTGCACGAGTTaagtgaagagaaaaacagtgaCTGTAAATGTAGGCCTTTGTCCAACAGCCCAAGTTCCAAACACGTTATTCTACTCAGAGGGTCTCTATCTGTTTAGGATAGGAGTCAGCACCTTAGTCCCAGCAACGAGCTTGGTACAGTAACATTACAGAAACTAATGCTGAAATGGAAATGGCAACTTCAACGGTCATGAGCAAACATAACATTAGAACAAACAGtttcacatttaatttattctttctttaagTCTAGGGAGGAAATCCAAACATTGCTTTGTCCATATATAGCACCTGTAGGAttcaaaaatgcagttttcaccATCTCAGTAACTTCAGAAAACTGACCTAGAAAAGAAGCTATTATTGGCAAATACAGACTTTGACAAAAGTaagcacttttatttttagcctGATACCATAGTTACCTGCAAAATGtcttaaggaaaaaacattaaaattcaaatattcCAAGACTACTTCTCCCAAAGCTGTTTCCTACGCAATTCAATATTCATCAGCACGTCGCCATTTCCCATAGTGGCACTGCGATGGAAATTCTCAGactgtactgaaaaaaacccacctagaTTGAATTAACAACAAAACGTCTGTCAATTCCAGTTACACACCTGAGATGCCATCACTCCAGAACCCACTGGAATAGTTTTTACTATTATGAGCAATAATGGTGTAATTATAAAGGTACAAAGCACAGTAAGGTGTGAGGAAGATACTCATGAACGAATTTATAGCAGATATTTTGAAGATTATGTTTTGAATGATGAATAAAGAAGCCGTTGGAGAACTGCAGCTgtcaaatatgtatttttgctACTGTGAATTCAGGTGTTATTGACTGTACACAAACAATTCCTAATTTCTAGTTACGAGATGTGAAGGAGGCGGGGGAGAGAGGGATGAGAAAGGAAGATGACTTCAGGTCTTTATCTTGAACCAATGTGGTTCTCTCGTTTTTTCAAGACACCTGCAGTTTAAAAAGCTTGCGTTAATGTCATCATTCtactttttaaagatttttttcaaaaactcaGTAAGAGacattctgtgtttaaaaagcatGGGCTAATATTGCCAAAAAGTGGACATCAACTTTGTAAACTTCTatactgtttttaatttttgcacTCCAAACCAGAATACTTAGTTTATAAAGCTAACCCCCTTGTATCATCATTCAATATTTATCTGGTTGTAAGAGTAAGCCATTTAGAATTCTGTTCTTGAACTCAATTCCCTTTATAAGCACAGCAAAGATCAGTAACAGCACAATcaaatgttgtttttttcagaagctatTTTCATGGCAAGAGCAGAAGACAGCTATCTTGACATGACATAGTGATGAAGTATTTGACATACCTGCAatgtttacatttctttatttttctaaattggAAAAAATAGATTATACAACATTCTACTAAAATCtaagcaaaaaggaaatattttttgaaagctcAGTGACTTTCAAGAGAATGAGAAGAATTTGGATCATAAGTAAAACAAGTTACCAACACAGAATAGTACCGTACCTGCTGCTCTTCGACATTCCACAACTTAAGCACAAGGAGATGACAGACATATTTAacttttgcaattaaaaatattgtatgCGTGGTGGTTGGTAAAGATGCAGGCAGCAAATGACAACTCTGGCATGAAGCTCTTCCCAGGTCCAACTCCTCAGGTTGGATATCCATAACACATGCAGTATTTCTAGGTTTGGAAACTCTTCTCAGAGAAGTTGAAGTATTCCTATTTGCTAGAACACACAATCTGGTTTTGTTGCATTGTGTATGTGTTGAAAACGGCAGAAATGATTAAGTATGGTTAAGTACAAGGCAGAAACGATTACACCATCAGCAACTGGAGGTTTAAGACTTAAAACACTTCACTGGGTAATCTTAATCCTATCCAGAGAGGTTCTCTCTGGGCACCTCATGTTAACTGACAGGTCCAATTAAGGTGATGGCTAGAAAATATGGTGCTCCTTAGCGCAAAGATTTAGACCATTACGCAACAACATGCATTTCTTTAGATTTTTAGCTTGAATGGCCAAAAAGGGTAGAGCTTTCAGCAAAACATTATATGCGACATAACAGCCAAAATGTTGTAGTGGACTCCAgttctgtggaaaaataaatcccattttaaaaaaacaccgtTTGATTTGCAACTGTGATGCATCAGCCACCTGATCAATGAAGAAAAGGCAGTTTAAAAAGGTACAAAGAAAACATCAGAGTATGCTACAGACAGGCAATTTTCCTGATACACTGCATTCAATTAATTTCCCACCATGCCAAAGATTCCCAAATGCCAAAGCGGCATTACCATTTCATCAAGGAACTTGAAACACAACTTTGCAGCTCCAGACTTCATGCAACTTATAAAAACAGAACATTTGGGTATTATTCCATACAGAACATAAAACATACAAACTATGAAGCTTTTACCCAGGGTGATGAAAATCAACTGTTATTACAGTGTTTCAAATCAACCAGAATTAAAGGAAGTAAATGAGAACAGGAGTTAGTAACTGAgtaaaaaagaacccaaaatttAAAACTACTCTTGAGTGCAACTCTAGAAGTGTTAACAGGCTGCCAGAATCTGTACAGCAAATTAAAGCTAGAATTCCACTTGAATCCATCCTTAATGACCTTCTACAATTTCAAAGTCTAAGCAAgctatataaaatgaaaataacagagaaaatgaaatatttatttccacagctgcctgcacccaacattaatattttattcgCATTATACAAGAGCTATGAAATCATccagttattttaaaagtttgctAGGCTTACCTACCAAGTACCAAAATTGGACTCAGGTTTGGATTTGTGggttctttttccccttcattaCTTAAAGGACTATTAAGAaaactgacatttaaaaaaaaaacaccaacatttGCACAGGTGATCCCCACAGTCAACCCCTCCGCCCTTGGGAATATTCTCAGAAGCTGTTTTTACTGACACTACTAATAGTTACACAGCACGTCAGCAGACTAGCCAGGACGAGGTTATCAATGTTTTAAGAAGTCATTAAATAGTAACAAGGAGTATATGAAATTACTGTCTCTGTTCCCAGGGCTGAATTGAATTACTTATTTATTCAACACCCAATGGCTAAACAAAAGGTACATTGAATCCACCGAGAGGGAAGAGAACAAGGCCCATTCATCTGTGTGCTTCTAATGAAATTCTGTTCCTGCTAAACAGGACAATGTTCTTCCAGATATTACTGTGGAAATACTCATACCGGGCTACATTTTGTTATTCTGTTTATGGCTGCCTGGTCCTGTTCTCTGAAAGGTTGGCATCTGCTGAATAATTTCTCATTTGTAAAACTACCTCAGCCTTATCTCTCTCTCTAAGCTACGCATCTGGCCTGGCtccttttactttcttcttctttccccacTTTGTCTCCGACTTTCTTCACATTATCTGTTGAATCTTTATTAGAATATAAACCCTAAGCAGGTGCCTCCACCCTGGcgtccctgtttttttttcctcccattttagAGTCTCCCTTCCTTCAGCTGT is part of the Phaenicophaeus curvirostris isolate KB17595 chromosome 8, BPBGC_Pcur_1.0, whole genome shotgun sequence genome and encodes:
- the GPSM2 gene encoding G-protein-signaling modulator 2 isoform X2, with protein sequence MSVISLCLSCGMSKSSRMEASCLELALEGERLCKAGDCRAGVSFFEAAVQVGTEDLKTLSAIYSQLGNAYFYLHEYAKALEYHHHDLTLARTIGDLLGEAKASGNLGNTLKVLGNFEEAIVCCQRHLDISRELNDKVGEARALYNLGNVYHSKGKNVASAGTHDPGELPDDVKNALQKAADYYEENLTIVTELGDRAAQGRAFGNLGNTHYLLGNFRSAVLAHEQRLLIAKEFGDRSAERRAYSNLGNAYIFLGEFETASEYYKRTLQLARQLKDRAVEAQACYSLGNTYTLLQDYEKAIDYHLKHLVIAQELNDKIGEGRACWSLGNAYTALGNHDQAMHFAERHLEISKEVGDRSGELTARLNLSDLQMVLGLSYSTNTSMMSESHVMENSLNGTRPRGRRHSMENMELMKLTPEKVQNWNSEILAKQKPLVAKPSAKLHFVNRLKGKKYKNGSASKVLQDASNSIDHRLPNSQRKNSRETMADEGFFDLLSRFQSNRMDDQRCYFQEKNRFPAASVATSSTPPKTMRKSFSTSVVSPHTDEFLDLLASSQSRRLDDQRASFSNLPGLRLNQHNSQSVLGHLMASNNRELDDDFFDILIKCQGSRLDDQRCAPPSSAKGPTVPDEDFFSLILRSQAKRMDEQRVHLPSAIKGPPST
- the GPSM2 gene encoding G-protein-signaling modulator 2 isoform X3, giving the protein MEESNVLISMREDRSFHVRYRMEASCLELALEGERLCKAGDCRAGVSFFEAAVQVGTEDLKTLSAIYSQLGNAYFYLHEYAKALEYHHHDLTLARTIGDLLGEAKASGNLGNTLKVLGNFEEAIVCCQRHLDISRELNDKVGEARALYNLGNVYHSKGKNVASAGTHDPGELPDDVKNALQKAADYYEENLTIVTELGDRAAQGRAFGNLGNTHYLLGNFRSAVLAHEQRLLIAKEFGDRSAERRAYSNLGNAYIFLGEFETASEYYKRTLQLARQLKDRAVEAQACYSLGNTYTLLQDYEKAIDYHLKHLVIAQELNDKIGEGRACWSLGNAYTALGNHDQAMHFAERHLEISKEVGDRSGELTARLNLSDLQMVLGLSYSTNTSMMSESHVMENSLNGTRPRGRRHSMENMELMKLTPEKKNSRETMADEGFFDLLSRFQSNRMDDQRCYFQEKNRFPAASVATSSTPPKTMRKSFSTSVVSPHTDEFLDLLASSQSRRLDDQRASFSNLPGLRLNQHNSQSVLGHLMASNNRELDDDFFDILIKCQGSRLDDQRCAPPSSAKGPTVPDEDFFSLILRSQAKRMDEQRVHLPSAIKGPPST
- the GPSM2 gene encoding G-protein-signaling modulator 2 isoform X1, with the translated sequence MEESNVLISMREDRSFHVRYRMEASCLELALEGERLCKAGDCRAGVSFFEAAVQVGTEDLKTLSAIYSQLGNAYFYLHEYAKALEYHHHDLTLARTIGDLLGEAKASGNLGNTLKVLGNFEEAIVCCQRHLDISRELNDKVGEARALYNLGNVYHSKGKNVASAGTHDPGELPDDVKNALQKAADYYEENLTIVTELGDRAAQGRAFGNLGNTHYLLGNFRSAVLAHEQRLLIAKEFGDRSAERRAYSNLGNAYIFLGEFETASEYYKRTLQLARQLKDRAVEAQACYSLGNTYTLLQDYEKAIDYHLKHLVIAQELNDKIGEGRACWSLGNAYTALGNHDQAMHFAERHLEISKEVGDRSGELTARLNLSDLQMVLGLSYSTNTSMMSESHVMENSLNGTRPRGRRHSMENMELMKLTPEKVQNWNSEILAKQKPLVAKPSAKLHFVNRLKGKKYKNGSASKVLQDASNSIDHRLPNSQRKNSRETMADEGFFDLLSRFQSNRMDDQRCYFQEKNRFPAASVATSSTPPKTMRKSFSTSVVSPHTDEFLDLLASSQSRRLDDQRASFSNLPGLRLNQHNSQSVLGHLMASNNRELDDDFFDILIKCQGSRLDDQRCAPPSSAKGPTVPDEDFFSLILRSQAKRMDEQRVHLPSAIKGPPST